In one Bradyrhizobium cosmicum genomic region, the following are encoded:
- a CDS encoding SRPBCC family protein, which produces MPRVYVSTVVNARNDRVWARVRDFNGLPNWHPAIAESRIEGGEPSDKIGCVRDFRLRNGDRIREKLLGLSDYDMFCTYSILESPMGVENYVATLRLTPVTDGDQTFVEWTAEFDCAPERETELVGNIGGGVFQGGFDALKRVFGG; this is translated from the coding sequence ATGCCCCGCGTCTACGTCTCCACCGTCGTCAATGCGCGCAACGATCGCGTCTGGGCGCGCGTGCGTGACTTCAACGGCCTGCCGAACTGGCATCCCGCGATCGCCGAAAGCCGCATCGAGGGCGGCGAGCCCTCGGACAAAATCGGATGTGTGCGCGACTTTCGCCTGCGCAACGGCGACCGCATCCGCGAGAAGCTTTTGGGCCTCTCCGATTACGACATGTTTTGCACCTATTCGATCCTGGAATCCCCGATGGGCGTCGAGAACTACGTCGCAACACTGCGGCTGACGCCCGTCACCGATGGCGACCAGACCTTTGTGGAATGGACCGCCGAGTTCGATTGCGCGCCGGAGCGGGAGACCGAACTCGTCGGCAACATCGGCGGCGGCGTGTTCCAGGGCGGCTTCGATGCCCTCAAGCGCGTGTTCGGAGGCTGA
- a CDS encoding SRPBCC family protein, with protein MPHIVKSTILDAPTDAAWAMLRDFNGHDRWHPAVATSSIERAYASDKIGCVRRFKLKDGAELREQLLALSDLEQSFSYCLLDTPIPMFNYVAHVRLLPVTDGDRTFWHWESRFMTKPEDRDRITHMVAEDIYQAGFEAIRRHLKEAA; from the coding sequence GTGCCGCACATTGTCAAAAGCACGATCCTAGACGCGCCGACCGATGCGGCGTGGGCGATGCTGCGCGATTTCAACGGGCATGACCGTTGGCACCCGGCCGTCGCGACCTCCTCGATCGAGCGCGCATATGCCTCGGACAAGATCGGCTGCGTCAGGCGCTTCAAGCTGAAGGACGGCGCCGAGCTGCGCGAGCAATTGCTGGCGCTGTCCGACCTCGAACAAAGCTTCAGCTACTGCCTGCTCGATACCCCGATCCCGATGTTCAATTACGTCGCCCATGTTCGCCTGCTGCCAGTCACCGACGGCGACCGCACCTTCTGGCATTGGGAATCGCGTTTCATGACCAAGCCCGAAGACCGTGACCGCATCACCCACATGGTCGCCGAAGACATTTACCAGGCCGGGTTCGAGGCGATCCGCCGACATCTGAAGGAGGCCGCATAG
- a CDS encoding FAD binding domain-containing protein, translating to MAVTVKTFTSVSEAAGALSSDRTARYLGGGTLVMRALNEGDVSISTVVRAQDQALTRFDASGPRITLGAGVTFARVLAERDLGFLHAPARSIGGPAVRNMGTVGGNLFAPNPYGDFTVALLALDATVAVQGGFGSRDVGIEEFLQARDRQSGTLVLSISCTRPASTGAFRYRKIARIKPKGGSVITLAAHLPISGGRIAGARIALGSMAPTQIRARAAERALEGQPLDAAAIAAAASAATEGTSPSDNALGSAWYRREIVGVHLRRLLSGQE from the coding sequence ATGGCCGTGACCGTGAAGACCTTTACGAGCGTCAGCGAGGCGGCCGGCGCCCTGTCCTCCGACCGCACTGCCCGCTATCTCGGTGGCGGCACGCTGGTGATGCGGGCGCTGAATGAGGGCGACGTGTCGATCTCGACCGTTGTGCGCGCCCAAGACCAGGCGCTGACCCGGTTCGATGCATCCGGCCCGCGTATCACGCTCGGCGCCGGTGTCACCTTCGCGCGCGTTCTCGCCGAACGCGACCTCGGCTTCCTCCACGCCCCTGCCCGTTCGATCGGCGGGCCCGCCGTACGCAACATGGGAACGGTCGGCGGAAACCTCTTCGCTCCGAACCCCTATGGTGATTTCACCGTCGCGCTGCTCGCGCTCGATGCCACCGTCGCCGTCCAAGGCGGCTTCGGCTCGCGTGACGTCGGAATCGAGGAGTTTCTGCAGGCGCGCGACCGGCAGTCAGGGACCTTGGTGCTGTCGATCTCGTGCACCCGCCCGGCGAGCACCGGGGCCTTCCGTTATCGCAAGATCGCGCGCATCAAGCCAAAGGGTGGCTCGGTCATCACGCTCGCTGCGCATCTGCCGATCAGCGGCGGCCGGATCGCCGGCGCCCGGATTGCGCTGGGATCGATGGCACCGACGCAAATCCGTGCCCGCGCTGCGGAACGTGCACTGGAGGGGCAGCCGCTGGATGCGGCGGCCATCGCAGCCGCTGCGTCCGCCGCGACTGAGGGAACATCGCCATCCGACAATGCGCTCGGCAGCGCCTGGTATCGCCGCGAAATCGTTGGTGTGCATCTGCGACGTCTGCTGTCCGGCCAGGAATAG
- a CDS encoding (2Fe-2S)-binding protein, translating into MSKIPLQFRHNGRDVAIFVDGGTNLLVALRELIGDMTPKFGCGQGGCGTCSVLIDGELHLSCLTLAESVAGRSIETLDGMKLGPNLHPLQRAFADNFAAQCGYCTPGMLMAAKALLDRNPSPSRDEVIEAISGNICRCTGYEPIINAILAAAGGRVSA; encoded by the coding sequence ATGTCCAAGATCCCCCTGCAATTTCGTCACAATGGCCGCGACGTCGCGATCTTCGTGGATGGCGGCACCAATCTGCTGGTCGCGCTGCGCGAGCTGATCGGCGACATGACGCCGAAATTCGGCTGCGGTCAGGGCGGCTGCGGCACCTGCAGTGTGCTGATCGACGGCGAACTCCACCTCTCCTGCCTGACACTGGCGGAAAGTGTAGCTGGTCGTTCCATCGAGACGCTCGACGGCATGAAGCTGGGTCCGAACCTGCATCCGCTCCAGCGCGCCTTTGCCGACAATTTTGCCGCGCAGTGCGGCTACTGCACGCCGGGCATGCTGATGGCCGCAAAAGCCCTGCTCGACCGCAATCCTTCGCCGAGCCGCGACGAGGTGATCGAGGCGATCTCCGGCAACATCTGCCGCTGCACCGGTTACGAGCCGATCATCAATGCCATCCTCGCCGCCGCCGGCGGCCGAGTCAGCGCCTAG
- a CDS encoding xanthine dehydrogenase family protein molybdopterin-binding subunit translates to MLELRKDIFADERDDNLKEIGKGTQRQDMLGHVTGTSSYFNDHKLQGMLHLKVVRSTQAHARIRGIDTTEAERSAGVRRIIRGADVPVNLNTLLSLINFGKDDEPSLAVDKVRYKGEPIVAIVADSEREAFEAIAKVKVDYEPLPAVFDVEDALKPGAPVVNETYPKNTFTYHETYDHQRLRFGDVDAALATADHVLEQRYQMSPIEHAPTETNGAIAAPDTNGRYVVYTSTQALFFSVDTCAKILDMPSNTFHFIGGTVGGGFGGKVDTLTEPLAILGAMLTGRPVRYVFGREEEMQYGPPRGAERIFIKDGVMRDGRVVARKIRCYFDSGAYTRLSSYAAVKCAAHLPGPYTIPNVYGDVYCVFTNRTPATAMRGFGVTAMDFAIECQMDKLAHLVGMDPMEFRILNAYRDGDMKAHRREAKNTALIECVQVAAEKAKWPLREEFKRASSRKDGGGTRAIIPSTPTDSSRARSTTPAQQRTSYDRLPPAVTREPPREPPPPAPPPSPRPAAPSHGATRFSSVFGTRRR, encoded by the coding sequence ATGCTGGAATTGCGCAAGGACATTTTCGCCGACGAGCGCGACGACAACTTAAAGGAAATCGGCAAGGGCACCCAGCGCCAGGACATGCTCGGGCATGTCACGGGCACGTCGAGTTATTTCAACGACCACAAGCTGCAGGGCATGCTGCACCTGAAGGTCGTGCGCTCGACGCAGGCGCACGCCAGGATTCGCGGCATCGACACCACAGAGGCGGAGCGATCGGCAGGCGTACGCCGGATCATCCGCGGCGCCGACGTGCCTGTGAATCTCAACACGCTGCTGAGCTTGATCAATTTCGGCAAGGACGACGAGCCGTCGTTGGCGGTCGACAAAGTCCGCTACAAGGGCGAGCCCATCGTCGCCATCGTCGCCGACAGCGAGCGCGAGGCCTTTGAGGCGATCGCGAAGGTCAAGGTCGATTATGAACCGCTGCCAGCCGTGTTCGATGTCGAGGATGCGCTCAAGCCGGGCGCGCCCGTGGTCAACGAGACGTATCCCAAGAACACGTTCACTTATCACGAGACCTACGACCACCAGAGGCTTCGCTTCGGCGATGTCGACGCGGCGCTCGCGACTGCCGACCATGTGCTCGAACAGCGCTACCAAATGTCGCCGATCGAGCATGCGCCGACCGAAACCAACGGCGCGATCGCAGCCCCTGACACCAATGGCCGCTATGTGGTCTACACTTCGACGCAGGCGCTGTTCTTCTCGGTCGACACCTGCGCCAAGATTCTGGACATGCCGTCCAACACCTTCCACTTCATCGGCGGCACGGTCGGGGGCGGCTTTGGCGGCAAGGTCGATACGCTGACCGAGCCGCTCGCGATCCTCGGCGCGATGCTGACCGGGCGGCCCGTGCGCTACGTGTTCGGCCGCGAGGAGGAGATGCAGTATGGGCCGCCGCGCGGCGCCGAGCGCATCTTCATCAAGGACGGCGTGATGCGCGACGGCCGCGTCGTCGCGCGCAAGATCCGCTGCTATTTCGACAGCGGCGCCTATACGCGGCTGTCCAGCTATGCTGCCGTGAAATGCGCCGCGCATTTGCCGGGCCCCTACACCATCCCCAACGTCTATGGCGACGTCTATTGCGTATTCACCAACCGCACTCCGGCTACCGCCATGCGCGGTTTTGGCGTCACCGCGATGGATTTTGCGATCGAGTGCCAGATGGACAAGCTGGCGCATCTCGTGGGCATGGATCCGATGGAGTTCAGGATCCTCAACGCCTATCGCGATGGCGACATGAAGGCGCATCGACGCGAGGCCAAGAACACGGCCCTGATCGAGTGCGTTCAGGTGGCCGCGGAGAAGGCAAAGTGGCCACTCCGCGAGGAGTTCAAACGCGCCTCTTCACGCAAGGATGGCGGCGGCACCCGGGCCATCATTCCGTCGACGCCGACGGATTCGTCGCGCGCAAGGTCCACCACTCCGGCGCAGCAGCGCACCAGCTACGACCGGCTTCCGCCCGCCGTCACCCGCGAACCGCCGCGCGAGCCGCCACCACCGGCTCCGCCGCCCTCGCCGCGGCCGGCCGCGCCCTCGCATGGCGCGACCCGTTTCTCCTCCGTCTTTGGCACCAGGAGGCGCTAG
- a CDS encoding xanthine dehydrogenase family protein molybdopterin-binding subunit, translating to MARHRGRGIASINYPIGMNLGGDPSQALVHSNPSGKFTVALSSIDLGQGMKSVTRQICAETLGVPVEDVYVDTADSDTGPHCMGSFASRGTHRVGNAVMAAAREARGVMMEAAAEELEVNAADLDTDGRGNIHVKGAPHRSISTKDVAIAAQFKQGKTISGRGIFLVPLSEVNPETGEMSPATCYAHACLVAEVDVDDETGEVAMVRMDSAYELGRALNPRLVEQQLVGGAWMGVSHALYETPEPYYPEPVHGPRDFVEYLMPGPGDICPHDIAVLERPAPDGPFGAKGPGEMCANPVLPAVANAIFNAVGVRIDDLPITPEKVLRAIKAQGGARPQPRR from the coding sequence ATGGCCCGGCACCGCGGACGCGGCATCGCGTCGATCAACTATCCCATCGGCATGAATCTCGGCGGTGACCCCAGCCAGGCGCTGGTACATTCCAATCCGAGCGGCAAGTTCACAGTGGCGCTGTCGTCGATCGATCTCGGACAGGGCATGAAGTCAGTCACGCGGCAGATCTGCGCGGAGACGCTGGGCGTGCCGGTCGAGGACGTCTATGTCGACACGGCGGATTCCGACACCGGTCCGCATTGCATGGGCTCTTTCGCCTCTCGTGGCACGCATCGCGTCGGCAACGCCGTGATGGCGGCCGCCCGCGAGGCGCGCGGCGTCATGATGGAGGCGGCTGCCGAGGAGCTGGAGGTCAACGCCGCCGACCTCGATACAGACGGGCGCGGTAACATCCACGTCAAGGGCGCGCCGCATCGCTCGATCTCGACCAAGGACGTCGCGATTGCCGCCCAGTTCAAGCAGGGCAAGACCATCTCCGGCCGCGGTATCTTCCTGGTGCCGCTCTCCGAGGTGAATCCGGAGACCGGCGAGATGTCGCCCGCCACTTGCTATGCCCATGCCTGTCTCGTCGCCGAGGTCGATGTTGACGACGAGACCGGCGAGGTTGCGATGGTGCGGATGGACTCGGCCTATGAGCTCGGCCGCGCGCTCAACCCACGTCTGGTCGAGCAGCAGCTTGTCGGTGGCGCCTGGATGGGCGTCAGCCACGCGCTCTATGAGACGCCGGAGCCTTATTATCCCGAGCCCGTGCATGGCCCGCGTGACTTCGTCGAATATCTGATGCCCGGGCCGGGCGACATCTGCCCGCACGATATCGCCGTGCTGGAGCGCCCTGCCCCCGACGGCCCGTTCGGCGCCAAGGGCCCCGGCGAGATGTGCGCCAACCCCGTGCTGCCGGCCGTGGCCAATGCGATCTTCAACGCAGTCGGCGTGCGCATCGACGATCTGCCGATCACCCCGGAAAAGGTGCTGCGTGCGATCAAGGCCCAGGGCGGCGCGCGGCCGCAGCCGCGGCGCTAG
- a CDS encoding AAA family ATPase has translation MAVRSNIVGIDSPEALEKALRAAYYLADEGLATAAYLGLALGKPLLLEGAPGVGKTEAAKAIAAVLGRRLIRLQCYEGIDASAALYEWNYPRQMLAIRQAGDESIDIYGETFLIERPMLATLRAPDSTVLLIDEIDRADQEFEAFLLEFLSDFQISIPERGTVRAAERPVVVLTSNRTRDLHEALRRRCVYHWIDYPTEEREARIVMLRASSVAEATARAVVAAVGKLRREPLSKAPGIAEAVDWAEAATLLNKGGARWPDAFRRSIGVALKDEEDLHFIAPRLDAMLSEATA, from the coding sequence ATGGCGGTCCGCAGCAACATCGTCGGCATCGACAGTCCAGAGGCTCTGGAGAAGGCGCTGCGCGCAGCATATTACCTCGCCGACGAGGGCCTCGCGACAGCCGCCTATCTCGGGCTTGCGCTGGGCAAGCCGCTGCTGCTGGAGGGCGCGCCGGGTGTTGGCAAGACAGAAGCCGCAAAGGCCATCGCCGCGGTACTCGGCCGTCGGTTGATCCGCTTGCAATGTTATGAGGGGATCGACGCCTCCGCGGCGCTCTACGAGTGGAACTATCCGCGCCAGATGCTCGCGATCCGCCAGGCCGGCGACGAGAGTATCGATATCTACGGCGAGACGTTCCTGATCGAGCGTCCCATGCTCGCCACGCTGCGCGCGCCCGACTCCACCGTGCTGCTGATCGACGAAATCGATCGTGCCGACCAGGAGTTCGAGGCGTTCCTGCTCGAATTCCTCTCCGACTTCCAGATCTCGATCCCAGAGCGCGGCACGGTGCGCGCCGCCGAACGTCCCGTCGTCGTGCTCACCTCGAACCGGACACGAGACCTGCACGAGGCCCTGCGCCGCCGCTGCGTCTATCACTGGATCGACTATCCCACCGAGGAGCGCGAAGCGCGGATCGTGATGCTGCGGGCCTCCAGCGTGGCCGAGGCGACGGCGCGGGCCGTCGTCGCGGCCGTCGGCAAGCTCCGGCGCGAGCCGCTCAGCAAGGCGCCGGGCATCGCCGAGGCCGTCGATTGGGCCGAGGCCGCAACGCTCCTCAACAAGGGCGGCGCGCGCTGGCCTGATGCCTTCAGGCGATCGATCGGCGTGGCGCTGA